The genomic DNA CGCAACTTCTCAGAATGGCATCCACGGATCAGCTTTTCCAGTTTGATGGTCAACTTTACAAACAGTGCGAAGGAGTTGCTATGGGGTCCCCTCTTGGTCCTTTGTTGGCGAACGTGTTTATGGAAGAAAGGCCATCTGACAATGATCTAATTCCTCCTTTTTACAGGCGGTACGTTGACGATACGCTTGCAATAATGCCTGGACTCGATGTAGCTGAAAGTTTCCTCGATGCTCTCAATGGACTCCACCCTAGTATTCATTTCACTATGTAACTGTCAAACAACGACTCAGTTCCTTTTATTGGAGTGTGTATAGCAAAGAACAGCAGCAAATTGGAGACCCAGGTCTATCGTAAACCTACGAATACGGGCcttttactt from Montipora capricornis isolate CH-2021 chromosome 2, ASM3666992v2, whole genome shotgun sequence includes the following:
- the LOC138036592 gene encoding uncharacterized protein, with amino-acid sequence MDDALGFSIEIRKHPVLEGDILVSYDVIVQETINILVDKAFTDNWFNSTYDLNLQKDQLTQLLRMASTDQLFQFDGQLYKQCEGVAMGSPLGPLLANVFMEERPSDNDLIPPFYRRYVDDTLAIMPGLDVAESFLDALNGLHPSIHFTM